Proteins from one Ipomoea triloba cultivar NCNSP0323 chromosome 1, ASM357664v1 genomic window:
- the LOC116026695 gene encoding serine/arginine-rich splicing factor SC35-like produces MSHFGRSGPPDIRDTYSLLVLNITFRTTADDLYPLFDKYGKVVDVFIPRDRRTGDSRGFAFVFFFLKYQEAFVRYRDDHRDRDYRKRSRSRSRGRSEHDRYRGRDRDRHRYRSRSGNPDYHKGRGRGRYDDERRSRSRSYGSASPARRSPSPRRSPSPRRTPQSRDGSPSPRRSPSPRRAPQSRDGSPGGRNEKERSPTPRSLSPRGRGAESRSPSPRSDADE; encoded by the exons ATGTCGCACTTTGGAAGATCTGGTCCTCCAGACATTAGAGACACATACTCTCTTCTAGTTCTCAACATCACTTTTC gtACCACCGCTGATGACTTGTATCCTCTCTTCGATAAGTATGGAAAAGTTGTGGATGTCTTCATCCCCAGAGATCGAAG GACTGGAGACTCGAGGGGATttgcatttgtttttttttttttgaagtatcAGGAGGCATTTGTTAG GTATAGAGATGATCACAGAGATAGAGATTATAGAAAGAGGAGCAGGAGTAGAAGTCGGGGTAGATCTGAGCATGATCGATACCGTGGTAGGGATAGAGATCGTCATCGGTACAGAAGCCGCAGTGGAAACCCTGATTACCATAAAGGTCGTGGTAGAGGTAGATATGATGATGAGAGGCGTAGCCGAAGTCGTTCCTATGGAAG TGCCTCTCCTGCTCGGCGTAGCCCAAGTCCAAGGAGGAGTCCATCTCCTCGGAGAACCCCTCAATCTAGGGATGGTAGCCCAAGTCCAAGGAGGAGTCCATCTCCTCGCAGAGCCCCTCAATCTAGGGATGGTAGTCCAGGTGGACGCAACGAGAAAGAACGCTCTCCAACTCCAAGAAGTTTGTCACCCCGTGGCCGAGGGGCTGAGTCTCGAAGCCCATCTCCACGTTCTGATGCTGAT GAATGA